The Rathayibacter caricis DSM 15933 genomic sequence CGTCAGGCCGAGGGTGACTTCTTCAGGCGGGACTTCGCGGCGCGCTCGGTCAGCACCGAGAGGTAGTCGCGGACCGGGCGGTCGGCGAGGGCGTCGAGCTCGGCGCGGACGGTCGCGTCGACCTCCTCCGCCGAGTGGTCGGGGAAGCGGGCGCGCAGGCGCGCCGATACTTCGGAGGCGATCTCGTCGAGGTTCACGTCAGCAGCCACCGGAGAATGATGCACCAGCCGGGTGAACAGCAGGTGCTGCCGTCCACGACGGGGGGCGCGGCGCGGGACCCGACCTCTCTACCCTGGGTCGTGGAGGCGACGGAGCGTTCACCCGCACTGCAGGAGGCCTGCCGCGGGCGAGAGGGCCCGCCCGTCTCGTCCCCGCCGGCCGCGAGGGACGACGGAGGATCACCGGTGGAGCACATCGAGCTCGCGACGCGGCTGCACGACCTGGGGCGGGGCGTCCTGTCCGACGCGGTGACCCGCGCGGTGAACAGGGGGGACCTGACGGTGGCGCCGCTCCCCGTCCGGTCGGCGACCCGGGTCCACACCGGCCGAGGGCGACGGTCCGTCGACGCGACGGTCGAGACGGCCGGGGTGAACGCGTGGCTGCTCGACGACGACACGGCGGTGGCGCTCGCACGCGGCGGGATCCTGCTCCGCGACCCCGCCGACGGTGTGTTCAGCGCGCCCACGATCGCGAGGCTCGCCGAGGCGCGGGAGACGACGGCGCTGCTCGGCTATCTGAAGGACGCCGACGAGCTGGTCGTCGCCGTCCTCGGACCGCGTCCGGACGCCACCGCGTGATCGCTAGCACGTCCGCCGCCCGGGCGCCCGTACTGGCCGCCGACTGCCGGACATGATTCCCTGGTGCTGTGCCTGACCTCCCGATGTTCCCGCTCGGCTCCGTGCTCCTGCCGCACATGCCGCTCCCGCTCCGGCTATTCGAGCCGCGGTACCTGCGGATGCTCGGCGACGTGCTCGAGGACGAGAGCCTGTCCTTCGGCGTGGTCCTCATCGAGCGCGGCCAGGAGGTGGGCGGTGGCGATCAGCGCTTCGCGGTCGGCACCGTGGCGCGCATCCTGAACATCGACGGCGCGGAGTCGTTCGTCACCCTCGACTCGGTCGGCGAGCACCGCTTCGAGGTCGTCCGCTGGTACGAGGACGACCCGTACCCGCGGGCCGAGGTCCGCCTGCTGACCGACCTGGAGTGGGAGCCGCGCCTCGCCGAGGCGCTGACCGCCGCGGAGTCCGCGGTGCGCACGGCGCTGGCCGTGGCGAGCGAGTTCGTCGAGCAGCGCTACGGCGCCGTCGTCGAGCTCGCCGAGGATCCGGCCGCGCACGCGTGGCAGCTCGCGGGCGTCGCCCCGGTGACGGAGCTCGACCGGCTGGCGTTCCTCCGGAGCGAGTCGATGGAGCAGCTGCTCGAGGCGGTGCGCGAGAGGTCGACCGAGGCGACGGAGTCGTTCCGCGCCGGCTGGGCCTGAACCGAGGCTGGGCCTGAACCGAGGCTGGGCCTGAACCGAGGCCGGGCCTGAACCGAGGCTGGCCTGAACCGACTCCCGCCCTGCTCGGGGCTCGAGGTCGACTCAGGGCTCGAGGTCGACGCCGCGGTCCTGGGCGAGCTTGGCGAGGTCGTCGATGACGACCAGCGCCATCCGCACGGAGCGGTCGCGCCGGTACTGCTCGTCGTCCGGGTCGATCCGCGGTGCGCGGTCGAGGGTCTCCTCGATCGACTGCGAGAGCTCGCGCCAGGCGTCCTGCCTCGCTCCGTCCACGAGTCCGGCGAGGTACTCGTCGTCCTCGGCACGGCGGCGGAGGGTGTCGGCGACCGCCAGCGAGAGCCGCTCGCGGTGGTCGAGATTGTCGACGTCGGCCGAGCGGTAGTCGTGCACGTGGTCGGAGCGACCGCCCACCGAGGTCGCCTCGGCGGCGATCGCGCGCAGGCGCTCGGCCGCGGCCACGGACTCGTCGGCGAGCTTCGTCAGCTCGAGCGCGGCGGCCCGCGAGTAGTGGCCCACGTCGAAGGGGACGTCGGCGGTGAGCCCGTCCATGAGCACGCGGTTCTTCACGGCCATCCGGCTCGCGTACTCGGCGAGCATCAGACCCTCCTCGGTCGCCTCCTCGACCGAGACCGGCTCGCGCGAGGGGTTCTCATCGGGGTCGTACGGCCTCATCTTGAGTCGGCGTCGACGGCGGAACCACACGCGCGTCACCTACATCCCGAGCACGGCGCTCCGCCCGCCGGAACACCTCTTCGA encodes the following:
- a CDS encoding LON peptidase substrate-binding domain-containing protein; the encoded protein is MPDLPMFPLGSVLLPHMPLPLRLFEPRYLRMLGDVLEDESLSFGVVLIERGQEVGGGDQRFAVGTVARILNIDGAESFVTLDSVGEHRFEVVRWYEDDPYPRAEVRLLTDLEWEPRLAEALTAAESAVRTALAVASEFVEQRYGAVVELAEDPAAHAWQLAGVAPVTELDRLAFLRSESMEQLLEAVRERSTEATESFRAGWA
- a CDS encoding three-helix bundle dimerization domain-containing protein — its product is MAADVNLDEIASEVSARLRARFPDHSAEEVDATVRAELDALADRPVRDYLSVLTERAAKSRLKKSPSA